A window of Mucilaginibacter robiniae genomic DNA:
GGCAGGGTTTGCTGGAGTTTATCAAAACCAATATTCAGTCTTATCCTGAATATCACCAATATAACTGCCATTTTGTAGGTTCCATTGCCTACTTTTTTAATGATGAATTAAAAGCTTTATGCGCCGATCATGGCATCAGCGTAGGCAAAATCATGCAGCATCCTATTGATCATTTAATGCAGTTTATACTGAAACGTAATCAACTGCATACCTGATTAAAGCTGGCCTAATCTTTCTAATTACAAGAATAAATATTCCTAAAAAGCAAGAAAGCAATTCAGGCACTGGGTAAATAAGTGTGCCTGAATTGCTTTCTTGCTTATACTCTTCTTGAAAAAGCTGCAAAACAGCTTACGTATCTTAATTATTTAGGACGATGATACTTGTTCTGGTTGGTAGTATCATTTTCAACGTGCCCGGTTGGGTTAGCATTGCCTTGGCTGGTTGAATCCTGTCCGCGGTTTTTGTTGCCATTGTTAGAAGTATCAGCCGAATCACCAGCTTGTACACCACCAGCATTGGAGCCTGCCACGGCATTTGTAGTATCTTGAGAACCGCCAATAGTGGCCGAATTACGGCTGCTATCACATGCAGTTAATGAAGCGGCTAGCAGGGCTACAACCGCTATATATTTAATACTTTTCATGGGTTAGTTTTGTTTGTTAAATTGTTCAACAGCCGGGTTTTACTTAATGTTTTAGCTGAATGCGATTAACCTGCTGGCCTAATTTTAAAATAAGTATTTTTGCCAACTACAAGCTATCAGTAATGCTGCTGGCTTCCGTTGGTAAATTGTAATTCATGAAGCAAAATCCTATTAATGCGCAAACCTGGTTCTGGCTGTTCTTTTCGGTTCTGGTAGCTTATGTATTTGGCCTTTTTGTGCCACTCATGAATGAGGATGCTTCGCACCATGCCAATATAGCTTTGCACATGGTACAACACCATGATTATGTAAACCTGGTAGATGATTTAGGTAAAGATTACTTGGATAAGCCTCATTTGCATTTCTGGTTGTCGGCTTTGTCATTCAATATTTTCGGGGTAAATACCCTCGCTTATAAAATACCGGCTTTACTAGTTACCCTGCTGGGGGTATTTGCTACGTTTGGCTTAGCTAAACGCTTATATGATACACAAACCGGCCTGTTAGCCGCCCTGATGTATGCCACTGCACAAGCCCAGTTTTTAGCCAACAATGATGTGCGGATGGATGCCCTGCTAACCGGCAGCATTGCCTTTGCTACCTGGCAACTGGTAGAGGCTTCTTATACCCAACGCTGGTACCATTATGTATTGGGAGCATTAGGCTTAGCTATGGGTTTTACTACGAAAGGCATGATCGGCTTTGTAATGCCTTGTGTAGCCCTGTTTCTCTTATTGTTGTATCAGCGTAACTGGCAGCGTATGTTTGATTGGCGATGGCTGGTAGTAGGTGTGTTGTGGGCAATCTTTATCAGCCCCTGTGTATATTGTTATTACTTGCAGTATGATTTGCATCCCGAAAAAGTAGTACGCAACATGCGGCATGTATCGGGCGTAAAATTCATTTTATGGTCGCAAAATTTTGAGAGGTTGGAAGGTAAGCATTGGGGTAAAGGTCATAAAGATTATTTCTTTTTCTTTCACACTACTTTATGGGCCTTTCTGCCTTGGTGCCTGCTCACGTATATTGCCTTTTTTGACAGAGCAGCTTTTTTTATCAAAAATCGTTTCCGTTATTTCAGGTCGGCTGAGTTTTTAACCGTAGGTACGATCATTATCATATTTGCTATTATTTCTTCATCGGGCTACCAGTTACCGCATTACCTGAACGTGCTTTTTCCATTCTTCGGTATCATAACGGCTGGGCAGCTTATGCTGAAATGGCAGCAAAGCCAGGATCAAACTTTAGTTAATTACCAGCGGGTACAGTATTTCACCATTAGCGTAGTCGGTATTATATTAATACTGCTCAACTTCTGGTGTTTTCCTAACCGTTTTTGGATGGTAGGTATAGTAGCTATAGTGATGCTGGCTGCTATAATTTATACGTTAGTTATTGAAAGAACAACCATTGTTAGGTTAGTGGTGGTATCGGCATTAATGGCGGCATTAACTAATGTGTTGTTGAACGGAAACGTTTATCAGCAATTGTTACGCTACCAGAGTGGTATTGGGTTGGCGCAGATAGTAAACCATCAGCACATTCCCACAGAAAGTATTTACGGTTACCAAGAACACAGCTCGGCATTTAACTTTTATACTCAACACCAAACGCATTATACCGGTATTGATGAAATTAAAGCCCGACGAGCTAAAGGAGAGACCGTTTGGGTGTTAACTACAGCCGAAGCTAAAGCGCAGCTTCAGCAAGCGGGCTTACAGTTTGATGCTAGTTATCATGATTTAAACTACGGCATTACCCGCCTTACCGGCAGGTTCCTGAACCCGACTACACGTTATCAAGTATGTACTACTGATTACTTGGTGAAGATTAAATAGTGTTAGATAAGTTAAATAGCATTAGCAAGCGGCATCAATTGATAATATCTTACTTGTCATTGCTACTCAAACTAAAACCTACTCATAGCTATGGCGTTCAAAATCATAGTCAGATTGAGCGGTAATGATTTTTTTGCGCTTTACTACATCAGTATCTAACTGATGATCAAATACCTGATCGGTTAAAGACATCTCCCGGTCTTTATCCCGGTCGGCAAAGTGAATTTCAGCTTCCGATAAGCGGGCCAAAGCCACATCATACGGCCCTTTAGGCGACATCAGTTTTACAAATACCGGTAAGCACTCGAATAAGATAAACAAATAGCCTATAAAAGATTGCGCTAAGTAAGTATCTAAATCTTTCGTACCATCCTGCCTGAAGGCTAGTTGCCCCAATGCCCAGTTACGATCGGCAAAGCCGGCTATGTTTGCCAGGCTGTCCAGCTGTTCATTGGTAAACAAGCGCGTATTATTCAAACCTTCAAAGTCTTTACGTTGTGCCAGGTACTGGTCCATCTTGCCAATATCGTCTGTTACAGTTTTCAGACGGGCTTCTTTTTCCTGTAAAATGATTTCCTTTTGCTTGGCATAAGTACCATAACCAGCTAATCCCGAGGTTTGGTCAGTTTTGCTGCCGAATACTTCTTCGTTCAATTGTACCCTTGAACGGTTAATGTCACGCTCCAATGAATCTTTTTCTCTTTTCAGATCATTGTTCTTGGTCATTTCCATGGTGTACTTCTGCGTGTAAGTTTTTTGCAGCGTATCTATCTTCCGGTTCTGACCTTTTAGGTAAGCAGTTTTTAGCTTTTCACGTATTTCTTTATCAAAAATTTTCAGCTCCAACGGACGCGAAATCACAATACCAATCATGATAGCCAGCAAAATACGCGGGGAAGCCTGTAAGATTTGTTGGTTGGTGGTGCCTTGCTTGTTGATGCTCGATACAATGTACCGGTCCATATTAAAAATAGCTAATCCCCAAATCAGGCCAAACA
This region includes:
- a CDS encoding DUF4407 domain-containing protein is translated as MRKITRFFWFCSGAHIDTLKKYPLEHNKYVGIGATIFFTALFACLAGGYAMYFVFSGSALAVVFAVLFGLIWGLAIFNMDRYIVSSINKQGTTNQQILQASPRILLAIMIGIVISRPLELKIFDKEIREKLKTAYLKGQNRKIDTLQKTYTQKYTMEMTKNNDLKREKDSLERDINRSRVQLNEEVFGSKTDQTSGLAGYGTYAKQKEIILQEKEARLKTVTDDIGKMDQYLAQRKDFEGLNNTRLFTNEQLDSLANIAGFADRNWALGQLAFRQDGTKDLDTYLAQSFIGYLFILFECLPVFVKLMSPKGPYDVALARLSEAEIHFADRDKDREMSLTDQVFDHQLDTDVVKRKKIITAQSDYDFERHSYE
- a CDS encoding ArnT family glycosyltransferase, giving the protein MKQNPINAQTWFWLFFSVLVAYVFGLFVPLMNEDASHHANIALHMVQHHDYVNLVDDLGKDYLDKPHLHFWLSALSFNIFGVNTLAYKIPALLVTLLGVFATFGLAKRLYDTQTGLLAALMYATAQAQFLANNDVRMDALLTGSIAFATWQLVEASYTQRWYHYVLGALGLAMGFTTKGMIGFVMPCVALFLLLLYQRNWQRMFDWRWLVVGVLWAIFISPCVYCYYLQYDLHPEKVVRNMRHVSGVKFILWSQNFERLEGKHWGKGHKDYFFFFHTTLWAFLPWCLLTYIAFFDRAAFFIKNRFRYFRSAEFLTVGTIIIIFAIISSSGYQLPHYLNVLFPFFGIITAGQLMLKWQQSQDQTLVNYQRVQYFTISVVGIILILLNFWCFPNRFWMVGIVAIVMLAAIIYTLVIERTTIVRLVVVSALMAALTNVLLNGNVYQQLLRYQSGIGLAQIVNHQHIPTESIYGYQEHSSAFNFYTQHQTHYTGIDEIKARRAKGETVWVLTTAEAKAQLQQAGLQFDASYHDLNYGITRLTGRFLNPTTRYQVCTTDYLVKIK